In Leptospira perdikensis, a single genomic region encodes these proteins:
- a CDS encoding LBF_0142 family lipoprotein, with translation MFRFYLSFIFISLFSISCSLADLRPPTLQKEGLNPDLKKKGLSIITSPPVKELTPGDWKGYKQIQFVLKDVWHSKFVRFFTPIKEPEQRLRVYLDFEKDAMEVEFLGGEKKGLILGLVKKDAYQIAADTGKVFTGDDEVRVYLESLRLYLTLPWRLTEYPIIQYAGPVQKLGQDYEVVYFTSVQTNATPDTDQYVGYFEKTSGALEWMEFTYRELFSFYKGVIKYGYYEVWNDKQYPRRISILDRFDDPDFVHEIRIEKIEIPKQPMEEEDKVLELPE, from the coding sequence TTCATTTTTATTTCTTTATTTTCTATCTCTTGTTCTTTAGCCGACTTACGTCCTCCCACCTTACAAAAAGAAGGTTTGAATCCTGATTTAAAGAAAAAGGGATTATCGATCATTACAAGCCCACCTGTGAAAGAACTCACACCTGGCGATTGGAAAGGTTACAAACAAATCCAATTCGTTTTGAAAGATGTTTGGCATTCTAAGTTTGTTCGATTTTTTACACCCATCAAAGAACCAGAACAAAGACTCCGTGTGTATTTGGATTTTGAAAAAGACGCTATGGAAGTGGAATTTCTTGGTGGTGAAAAAAAAGGTCTCATCCTTGGTCTTGTTAAAAAAGATGCCTACCAAATTGCTGCTGATACAGGGAAAGTTTTTACGGGCGACGATGAGGTTCGGGTCTATTTAGAATCTCTTCGTTTGTATCTAACACTCCCTTGGCGACTTACCGAATATCCTATCATTCAGTACGCAGGCCCTGTTCAAAAATTAGGCCAAGATTATGAAGTGGTTTATTTTACATCCGTCCAAACAAATGCCACTCCCGACACAGACCAATACGTTGGTTACTTTGAAAAAACAAGTGGTGCCTTAGAATGGATGGAGTTTACTTACCGCGAACTTTTTAGTTTCTACAAAGGTGTGATCAAATACGGATACTATGAAGTTTGGAACGACAAACAATATCCCAGACGAATTAGTATTTTAGATCGTTTTGATGATCCTGACTTTGTTCACGAAATTCGAATTGAAAAAATAGAAATTCCCAAACAACCAATGGAAGAAGAAGATAAGGTATTGGAATTACCGG